One window from the genome of Myxococcales bacterium encodes:
- a CDS encoding DEAD/DEAH box helicase, protein MLAGFSPLVQSWFAQHFGTPTEAQAAAWPQILDGRDTLIAAPTGSGKTLAACMCALDALVAAPLLPTTTHVLYVSPLKALSNDVEKNLQRPLAELASLAIAQNVRFPDIKLGLRTGDTPAAERARMAKTPPHIWVTTPESLYILLTSEKGRAALAHVRTVIVDEIHVMLADKRGAHLALSLERLDRLVAQHGSARPQRIGLSATQRPLERVGRFLVGHGRALPAIIDSGHARAMDIAIDETNDELAAVASGEQLGRVYDRIAQLVQAHTTTLVFVNTRRMVERVARALEERLGEDQVVAHHGSMSRELRLAAEQRLKTGAVRCAVATASLELGIDVGAVDLVVQLGSPRAIATFLQRVGRSGHTRHGLPKGRMFALTRDQLIECAALVRGVRRGNLDELHMRHWPLDVLCQQITAMCANEELGEDELFTMVCQAAQFAALPREQFDAVLHMLAEGVSERRGRGGATIFRDRVNGRLRGRKGARLIAIQNGGAIPDNANYAVVTWPSEARVGEVDEDFAIDSSAGDVFQLGGTSWRIQRIENGRVLVEDAQGAPPSIPFWFGEAPARTRELSQEVSALRRELDVALQAGTPHEQIAAWLMDQASMSRTFAAQTVAYLAAGREALGAMPSDTLIIAERFFDEAGGMQLVIHSPLGGRINRAWGLALRKRFCRSFDFELQAAATDDGIVISLGQPHSFPLDSVFGFLPSQQAEGVLVQALLDAPMFEIRWRWNSTRSLMVARRNGGKKVPPHLVRMRAADMLSVVFPQAQACQENISGDRELPNHPLVFETVRDCLVEAMDIAGLTDMLARMERGEIAVMGRDTLEPSPLCHELLNANPYAFLDDAPLEERRTRAVSLRRGLPADLANNLGALSPEALEAVGASLVPSVRNSDELHDLLLGAWMLPVAGVMALWQPWLAELESQGRARLVRDGWFATERVHAAAALWPEAAITLPSWLTPIDRETAVRHIVGACLDISLPLTCADFAAASGLGYADVMGALLALESDGAILRGHFAGEAPTPTTARDALAKHGDDDELARVQWCQRRILARLHQQTIATLRQRIEPVSAAVLMRFLTQWHRVAPGRQLHGHTGLVEIISQLQGFETAAGAWERDVLPARLFGYDPAWLDRMCFGGELVWCRLNAKMRLAADDEEELDEPAPVESITDLLAADARVLDAPHTAEFFRRYAAHTPAAKMASAGGKFAPTRSAPLALLLRRDAELLRGPMATQFAEAPLAERGLSDAALAMHAALTQRGAAFLVELCDATLLSPQQADQALWELVSQGLATADGFAGLRMLIHRRRGEIRSHLDAPVPSPAAVAASSKWLTAVKRARTRDAARPTTARTALPAAGGRWSLLPPAVLAHDSVATWARVLLARYGVVFRDLLVRESGLPPWRDLVVELRRLEARGEIMGGRFVSGFVGEQFALPEAVEELRGLREAPRRAEFVKVAATDPLNLVGILSPGPKVPAVLGNAVLYRNGEPIASLERGEVVVRVAVPGVNIDAELNATEFYEAPPSDASVASNQLGLVP, encoded by the coding sequence ATGCTCGCCGGCTTCTCGCCCTTGGTGCAGTCGTGGTTCGCGCAGCACTTCGGCACGCCAACCGAGGCGCAGGCGGCGGCGTGGCCACAAATTTTAGACGGCCGCGACACGCTCATCGCGGCGCCAACCGGCTCCGGCAAGACCTTGGCCGCGTGCATGTGCGCGCTCGATGCCCTGGTCGCGGCGCCGTTACTGCCGACCACGACCCACGTGCTCTACGTGTCGCCGCTCAAGGCGCTGTCGAACGACGTCGAGAAAAATCTGCAGCGGCCCCTCGCCGAATTGGCGAGCTTGGCGATCGCGCAGAATGTCCGGTTTCCGGACATAAAGCTCGGGCTGCGCACCGGCGATACGCCCGCCGCCGAGCGCGCGCGCATGGCCAAGACGCCGCCGCACATTTGGGTGACCACGCCCGAGTCGCTCTATATCTTGCTGACGTCCGAGAAGGGCCGCGCCGCGCTCGCGCACGTGCGGACCGTCATTGTCGATGAAATTCATGTGATGCTCGCCGACAAGCGCGGCGCACATCTGGCGCTGTCGCTGGAGCGGCTCGATCGCCTGGTGGCGCAGCACGGCAGCGCGCGGCCACAGCGCATCGGCCTCTCCGCTACCCAGCGGCCGCTCGAACGCGTCGGCCGTTTTTTAGTCGGGCACGGCCGCGCCCTGCCCGCCATCATCGACTCCGGTCATGCGCGCGCCATGGACATCGCGATCGACGAGACCAACGACGAGCTCGCGGCGGTGGCCTCGGGCGAGCAGCTCGGCCGCGTCTACGACCGCATCGCGCAATTGGTGCAGGCCCACACGACGACGCTGGTTTTCGTCAACACGCGCCGCATGGTCGAGCGCGTGGCGCGGGCGCTTGAGGAGCGGCTTGGCGAAGATCAAGTCGTTGCGCATCACGGCTCGATGTCGCGCGAATTGCGCTTGGCGGCAGAACAACGCCTCAAGACCGGTGCGGTGCGCTGCGCGGTGGCCACGGCTTCGCTGGAGCTCGGCATCGACGTTGGCGCGGTGGACTTGGTGGTGCAGCTCGGCTCGCCGCGTGCGATTGCCACCTTCTTGCAGCGCGTCGGCCGCTCGGGCCATACGCGACACGGCTTGCCTAAAGGCCGCATGTTCGCGCTTACCCGCGATCAGCTCATCGAGTGCGCGGCGTTGGTGCGCGGCGTGCGGCGCGGCAACCTCGACGAGCTGCACATGCGGCATTGGCCGCTCGATGTGCTGTGCCAGCAAATTACCGCGATGTGCGCCAACGAAGAGCTTGGCGAGGACGAGCTGTTTACGATGGTGTGCCAAGCGGCGCAGTTTGCCGCCTTGCCGCGCGAGCAATTTGACGCCGTGTTGCACATGTTGGCCGAGGGCGTCTCCGAGCGCCGCGGCCGCGGCGGCGCAACGATCTTTCGCGATCGCGTCAACGGCCGCTTGCGCGGGCGCAAGGGCGCGCGGCTGATCGCCATCCAAAATGGTGGCGCGATTCCCGACAACGCCAACTACGCGGTGGTGACGTGGCCATCCGAGGCGCGCGTCGGCGAAGTCGACGAAGATTTCGCCATCGACAGCAGCGCGGGCGATGTCTTTCAATTGGGAGGCACCTCCTGGCGGATCCAACGCATCGAAAATGGCCGCGTGCTGGTGGAAGACGCTCAGGGCGCGCCGCCGAGCATTCCGTTTTGGTTTGGCGAGGCCCCGGCGCGCACGCGCGAGCTGTCGCAAGAGGTCTCGGCGTTGCGGCGCGAGCTCGATGTGGCGCTGCAAGCCGGCACCCCGCACGAACAAATCGCCGCGTGGTTGATGGACCAGGCCAGCATGTCTCGCACGTTCGCGGCGCAGACCGTTGCCTACCTCGCCGCCGGCCGCGAGGCGCTGGGCGCCATGCCGAGCGACACCCTCATTATAGCCGAGCGATTTTTCGACGAGGCGGGCGGCATGCAGCTGGTGATCCACTCGCCGCTCGGCGGCCGCATCAACCGCGCGTGGGGCCTGGCCTTGCGCAAACGCTTCTGCCGCAGCTTTGACTTTGAATTGCAGGCCGCCGCCACCGACGACGGCATTGTCATTTCGCTGGGGCAGCCGCACAGCTTCCCGCTCGACTCGGTGTTCGGCTTTCTGCCCTCGCAGCAAGCCGAGGGCGTGCTGGTGCAGGCGCTGCTCGACGCGCCGATGTTCGAGATTCGCTGGCGGTGGAACAGCACGCGCTCGCTGATGGTGGCGCGTCGCAATGGCGGTAAAAAAGTGCCGCCGCATTTGGTGCGCATGCGCGCGGCCGACATGCTCAGCGTGGTGTTTCCGCAGGCACAGGCGTGCCAAGAAAATATTTCCGGTGATCGCGAGCTGCCAAATCACCCGTTGGTCTTCGAAACCGTGCGCGATTGCTTGGTCGAGGCCATGGATATCGCGGGGCTCACCGACATGTTAGCGCGCATGGAGCGCGGCGAAATCGCGGTAATGGGGCGCGATACGCTCGAGCCCTCGCCGCTATGCCACGAGCTGCTTAATGCCAATCCCTATGCGTTCTTAGACGATGCGCCGCTTGAAGAGCGCCGCACCCGCGCGGTCAGCTTGCGCCGCGGCTTGCCGGCGGACCTTGCCAACAACCTCGGCGCGCTGTCGCCCGAGGCGTTGGAAGCGGTTGGCGCGAGCCTGGTGCCATCTGTCCGAAATTCGGACGAGCTTCACGATTTGCTTTTGGGCGCGTGGATGCTGCCAGTCGCCGGCGTCATGGCCTTGTGGCAGCCGTGGCTCGCCGAGTTAGAGTCGCAAGGCCGCGCACGCCTGGTCCGCGACGGCTGGTTTGCCACCGAGCGCGTGCACGCGGCGGCGGCGCTTTGGCCCGAAGCGGCGATAACGCTGCCTAGCTGGCTTACGCCGATCGATCGCGAAACGGCCGTGCGGCACATTGTGGGCGCATGCCTGGACATTTCGTTGCCGCTTACCTGCGCCGACTTCGCCGCCGCTAGCGGGCTGGGGTATGCCGATGTCATGGGTGCGCTGCTCGCGCTCGAGTCAGACGGCGCGATCTTGCGTGGGCATTTTGCGGGCGAGGCGCCGACGCCGACCACCGCGCGTGACGCGCTCGCCAAACACGGCGATGACGACGAGCTGGCGCGTGTGCAATGGTGTCAGCGTCGCATTTTGGCGCGCCTGCATCAGCAAACCATCGCGACGCTGCGCCAACGCATCGAACCGGTAAGCGCCGCCGTGCTCATGCGTTTTCTAACCCAGTGGCATCGCGTGGCGCCAGGGCGCCAGCTGCATGGCCATACGGGCCTAGTCGAAATTATTTCGCAGCTACAAGGTTTTGAAACCGCGGCCGGCGCGTGGGAGCGCGACGTGCTGCCGGCGCGGCTCTTTGGCTACGATCCGGCGTGGCTTGATCGCATGTGCTTTGGCGGCGAGCTGGTGTGGTGCCGGCTCAATGCCAAGATGCGTCTTGCGGCAGATGATGAAGAGGAGCTAGACGAACCGGCTCCGGTTGAGTCGATAACAGACTTGCTGGCGGCCGACGCACGGGTGCTCGACGCGCCTCACACCGCCGAGTTTTTCCGCCGCTACGCCGCGCATACGCCCGCCGCCAAGATGGCCAGCGCGGGTGGTAAATTCGCGCCGACGCGCTCGGCACCGCTGGCGCTGCTGCTGCGGCGCGACGCCGAGCTCTTGCGCGGGCCCATGGCGACGCAGTTTGCTGAGGCGCCACTCGCCGAGCGCGGGCTGTCCGACGCGGCGCTTGCCATGCATGCCGCGCTCACCCAACGCGGCGCTGCCTTTTTGGTCGAGCTCTGCGACGCGACGCTGCTTTCACCGCAGCAAGCCGACCAGGCCCTGTGGGAATTGGTCTCGCAGGGCCTCGCCACCGCCGATGGCTTTGCTGGCCTGCGCATGCTAATACATCGCCGCCGCGGTGAAATTCGCTCGCATCTGGATGCGCCGGTCCCAAGTCCAGCCGCCGTCGCTGCCAGCTCAAAATGGCTTACCGCCGTCAAACGCGCCCGCACCCGCGATGCCGCCAGGCCAACCACCGCGCGCACCGCCCTGCCCGCCGCCGGTGGCCGTTGGTCGCTGCTGCCACCCGCGGTGCTCGCGCACGATAGCGTTGCCACGTGGGCACGCGTGCTACTCGCGCGCTACGGCGTGGTGTTTCGCGACTTGCTCGTTCGCGAGAGTGGCCTGCCGCCATGGCGCGACTTAGTGGTTGAGCTGCGCCGCCTCGAAGCGCGCGGCGAAATCATGGGCGGCCGCTTTGTTTCCGGCTTTGTCGGCGAACAGTTTGCGCTCCCCGAGGCCGTAGAAGAACTGCGCGGCCTGCGCGAGGCCCCACGCCGCGCCGAATTTGTAAAA